A region of the Carya illinoinensis cultivar Pawnee chromosome 16, C.illinoinensisPawnee_v1, whole genome shotgun sequence genome:
TAATTTCTTTACCCATTTCTTGCAACAAGTCATGCATCTCCACAAACTGATCACAAATATTGATGAGACACTTATCTTTAAGCTTTGCAATGCCAATAGATGATGAAAAACGACAGCCGTCTAGTATTTTTGTGACATATTCAACAGAGTTCCACTTGAAAAAACATGCAATGTCAAGGAAAATATCCTTTTCATTATCATCCAGGCCGTCATAGCTTATTTTAAGAATTTCATAAATATCCTTGTGAGGACTTCTTTTATACTTTTCCAATGCACTTTTCCATTCTTGTATACTTCTACCACGCAAATCTGAACCAAGCACTTCAAGAGCTAGTGGAAGGCCCTTAGCATAACCTATTATACATTTTGTGAATTTTACAAAACTTTCATCTGGCCTGTCTCTTTTAAATGCATGCCAACTAAATAGCTGAATAGCTTGGTTGTTGTCCAATCCCTGCACTTCGTACGTTGAATCAACTTGATGATAAGTTAATAGAtgttgatctcttgttgttatTACTATTCTACTTCCTGGACCGAACCAATTTCTATCACCAGCTAATTCTTTTAATTGGCGCGACTCATtcacatcatcaagaattagaAGTATCCTTTTAGAGCAAAGCCTATGCTTTATAACATTAGTACCTCCAACACTGCCATTATTAAAACTTCCAAAGTTTCCTGAGAGCTCACGAAGAAGTTTTTCTTGCAGTTTGACCAGACCGTCCTCTCGACTCAAAAGCTCTCTAACATTTGGTAGAAAACATCTAACTTCAAATTCTTGTCCAATTGAGTTAAAGACTGCTTTGGCGATAGTTGTTTTACCAACTCCACCAGTTCCATAAATCTCTATCATGAGAGTAGTGTCATTCCTTCCAATTCCTAACTTAGTATTCAATTCTTTTATACGAGACTCTAGTCCAATTGGATACTCAGCAATGTCTAACCGATATgtagatttatctatttttgaGTCCACCCATTGAATGATTTTATGCATAAATTCATATTCATTCCTGTCAATACAAGCAAAAAGAATAAGTCACATTTTTCACATAAAAAGATAGAGAGTTTCATTATATATAAGTTGGTGTGTCGACACATCAACTATAGTATCACCCATTACAATTacgaaaaaagttaaaaaaaaaaaacaaaaaaagagactaatatataaattttaataacaaCTGATGTAGAAGATCATCTTCGATACAAATGGTCTCGttacaagattttttttcttctttagatttcCTTACTCAATACCAATAAATTAGTATGAAACCcataaaaatgaaacaaaaagacACCATTGGGCTACAATTTGCAACACACCCAAATTACAGTGGCTGCGACTACCACAAAATTAAAGAACTATAAAAGCAAATTTAGGTGTTCATAGCAGCAAAAGAAATCTTGTAGAAAAAAAATCAGCACATTGCACGGATGCACAAACCATAACCAATGTAGCACAAGAAATGTAGAGATACAAAACCTACCCAAAGCATGAGTCAAACCAACGCAAGGACAATAGAAAAATAGTAAGGCCAGTGGATTCATGAAGAGTCTAAGGCGCCTGTGGTGGCTGATGGATAATTGTGCTTTCCTTTTATACtctacttaattaattagctaggaAACACTACATTGAAGATTGGGGATTTATGTATGTTCTTGTTTGTTTGTAGGGTTTTACAttaaaaaccttttttttttccagtacATTTATTGCTTCAAGTGTGATAAAGTTTCTGTTAGCGATAATTGGCGCACTTCTCCTACATATGGTATGCCTAAAAAATAATGGATTTGGAACTTCCGATTTGAGAAACGAAAAAGCTTAAATTgtaatatcttatatattatgaGCCTAGCATGGCATGCACTTATGCAATTTGAGAATCTGTTAAAATTTGTAAGAAATTAGGGATCACGACCTTACTTAGCacctgaaattatttttaaaaaaattcaaagatagCGGAAAACTCGAGAGAACTTACAGCAAGCAGGTGAGATTGAtccataattttaaaatttgatatagttttaaaacAGTGGTGACACCTATCATAAAATCATGTCtagatatgaaaaatatattgaagaagTCTTTAGAGATGATATACTAAATAAacattttattagttaaatacTTTTTCGAAAGAGAGAACCATACTCGTACTGTTGTATAGCCTCCGGCCCAAAGGTGGCTGCACCACTGGCGGCCAAAAAACTCGGTTTGACGTGGTGTCTAGCCACCCTATGGGATGGTTTTCTTATGAATATGTGAAAATGGTTTCTTGAGTTTTAAATGCTTTATAAAATATTGAGGAGTTTTAAGACTATAGATCATGTTATCTGTTTGGAAATAAAACAGTTCTTAACTTAAAGATTATCTTTGAATTTAGAGATGGTCTTGTTTGCCAAACATGGCCTTATATAAATGAAGTTTATAAACTCGTGTATTGacaaatttccatttttttttttttttttttttggctttttccCCTTCCTTGATCCAATCTTACTTACcaagaaatttggaaaaaaaaaaacaatgcatTTCACACATTTTTGTAAAGTGATATTAGTTTTATaaagtattttacaaaaatatctctcatcttaaaacattattatgtaaaatatcATGAAGAGTGAcgtgtgtttatcatttttcaatatattggTATAAGGTGAACAAAATCCAGTAATGTCTACCATAGTTATGAGGCCCCTGCCCGTtaatattaaatgagaaaaacaaTAACGAAAATATGTATAGATATATGCACTCATTGGGTTTTTATAGAGTTTTTCTTCAAATTGGATTAGGAAATTCCAATTCCTCTAATagatcaataaaaattaaaagcgTTATATTAAACATGTGACAGCACGtgcttttttaaaaagttaggttaaaaaattgacatgttataaaactatatgTTTCACACATGCTCAAAAaacacattataattttttaaataaacaatttcgtttgaagaaaaactctattctcaattaatataatagttaaagAAGTACCTGTCTTTGGCCAAATGTTCTCCAGCCAAACCGGCAACCTCTTGTAGGGCTTCTTTCCACCTCTACACCTTCGGGTCCTCCTTGAACCTCTCTTGATGGTTAGCCAATGCTTCTCCAAAACTTTCTTTCTGTTTTCGTACTTCTGATGGATCTACATGATAAAACACTGGTAAAACTAtctgttgttttgttttcctaCACTCAAGGATCTTCGTTAGCTCCTCCAAGCACCATGAGGATGATGCATAATTTGGAGATAATACAATAATAGAAATCATTGAATCCTCAATGGCTTTGAGAAGTGTAGGTGAAATTATCTCTCCTCTTTCAAGATCATTGTCATCTCTATAGGTTTTGATTCCCCCTTGACATAGAGTAGCGTATAGAGAGGCAATAAAATTATTGCGAGTATCTGTTCCTCTAAAACTCAAAAATACATCGTAAGACCATCTAGGAGTGGAAGGAGGAGGAGACGAAGAAGATGGTGAACTGAATGTCATTGAATTGAAGAGAGGTGTATGCAATTCTGATCGAGATAAGACGTCCACTCTCCCATATGTAGATTTAACTGATAAGGAAGTTTCAGCAATGTCTAACTGAGATGTAGATGGAAATATTTTTGTGTCCACCCATTGAAGGATTTTACGTATACAGTCAGATTCAAGCCTGCcaattcaaggaaaaagaacattAAATGAGTCACATTTTTCACATAAAAAGATATAGagtttcattatatataaattggtGTGTCAACACATCAATTATAGTATCATCCATTACAATTAcgaaaaagttaaaagaaaagactaatatataaattttaataatagctTATGTAGAAGATCATCTTCGATACACATGGTCTTGttacaagattttttttcttctttagatttcCTTACTCAATACCAATAAATTAGTATGAAACCcataaaaatgaaacaaaaagacACCATTGGGCTACAATTTGCAACACACCCAAATTACAGTGGCTGCGACTACCACAAAATTAAAGAACTATAAAAGCAAATTTAGGTGTTCATAGCAGCAAAAGAAATCTTGTAGAAAAAAAATCAGCACATTGCACGGATGCACAAACCATAACCAATGTAGCACAAGAAATGTAGAGATACAAAACCTACCCAAAGCATGAGTCAAACCAACGCAAGGACAATAGACAAATAGGAAGGCCAGTGGATTAAATTCATGAAGAGTCTAAGGCGCCTGTGGTGGCTGATGGATAATTGTGCTTTCATTTTATACtctacttaattaattagctaggaAACACTACATTGAAGATTGGGGATTTATGTATGTTCTTGTTTGTTTGTAGGGTTTTACAttaaaaacctttttttttccagtACATTTATTGCTTCAAGTGTGATAAAGTTTCTATTAGCTATAATTGGCGCACTTCTCCTACATATGGATATGCCTAGAAAATAATGGATTTGGAACTTCCTATTTGAGAAACGAAAAAGCTTAAATTGTAATATCTTATCTATTATGAGCCTAGCATGGCATGCACTTATGCAATTTGAGAATCTGTTAAAATTTGTAAGAAATTAGGGATCACGACCTTACTTAGCacctgaaattatttttaaaaaaattcaaagatagCAGGAAACTCGAGAGAACTTACAGCGAGCAGGTGAAATTGATccataattttaaaatctatagtgacatatatataaatgtgcTAGTTCAATGTTAAATCCTTCTATAAAAGGGCTTAAGGACTTGTTTGGGTATAAGGTGATTTCGTGTAGAGTGTGCGTTTGTGAAATAGTTGTAAAACTTAAAAACTGTTTAAGACTagttatatatagtttttaaaaaagtggTGACACCTATCATAAAAACAATAACGAAAATAGGAATAGATGTATCATGTATGCATTCATTGGATTTTTTAttgagagtttttctttaaattggaTCGGAATTTTCCTCTTATAGATATGTAGAAATGACAAACGCTATCACATGCTTTTTTAAATGCTAAGTTTAAAAAGTGACATGTAATTCAAAAACTATATGTTTCTCACATGTTCAAAAAACacatgataattttttaaataaacaatttggCTTTTTCCCAGCATGTGAGGAGATCTTGGGATTGAATCCCTCTCTGCATAAGCCATGTgacagttttttttctttttatttttatttttttgctttttcccCTTGCTTGATCAAATCTTACTTACtgagaaatttggaaaaaaacaaTGCATTTCACACATTTTTGTAAAGTGatattagttttataaaatattttacaaaaatacctcattttaaaacattgttaCGTAAAATATCGTAAAAAGTGAcgtgtatttatcatttttttaatgtattgataTAAGGTAGACAAAACCCAGTAAAGTCCACCATGGTTATAAGGCCCATGTCCCGTTAATATTAAATGAGAAAGACAATAACGAAAATAGGTATAGATATACGCACTCATTGGTGTTGtaaatcaatgaaaataaaaaaagaatttcaagagattgagagagagcgagagaggagaTTCTGATATGTTATCAAACTTATAAATTCCTTAAAGGATAcggcgatatatataggagtacaaaggggactatgctagcttactatgctagtactatgctggcactatgcactgtgcatatgtcggccattcactatgccagtactatgctgacactatgcatttgacgactagctaaatgtggtcatacaattcaagatagtttataacacttcccctttggatgaccatatttaaggaatatgcctcgttaaaaccttgccaaggaaaaaccctgtgggaaaaaaaccaatggcgaaggaaaaagagtacagtattcatgtgtatcgccgagtgctttaggattgcctcattaaaaccttgcaaaggaaaacccagtgggataaaaccttagcgaaggaaaaagagtacaatcagcacaagtcttcaagacattacttcccctgaaaagtgcatgataacatgtcttcaaacctccgcattccaatgttctgcataatcttcttaaatgttgcagttggtaatgctttagtgaataaatctgccagatttttacttgaccgtatcaatttcaactttcttctcatgaattgcaatgatcttcttgtgtgtatctgaaagataacttgcatctgtacatccaactaactgtggacttgatccatgttgataaaataatcacaactggatctttctgctcatcactactcttctggagttgtactcttctggagttcttgtaaataatacagttagtggagaattcatcaacattaaaccgctaacctcataaaaacggtggccagcctttttagatcagacaagcatCGTAGgttttttcaactcttctgtaggtgtcaggcgtgctgtcaggggccgcagctgtcaggcatgctgtcaggcgccgcagagctatgaagctatatttcgtctattttctcttgtttcacgagagatgctgtatcataattttctctataaaagagatattcagctcatcttcattcgcatcacatcttcttcacttttctgtaatcatactgcatttttactctgcaatctctttctgcatttttactctgcaatgactcagcgatcttctcatggccaatatatgaggtactctgcacctcgttcatcagctgtacctgcttctaccacaggtgctatcatgcaatgtaatgatctgactcataggtcagataatgaagctatctatgagcttgtgagtctcggtacccgatactcatcatccattgtcgcattttctcagcgactgcaatccagaacttgtggagttgacaatctccataaaaatattgctatacttcagagacttcttctggagtccaacatgaagatagaatcaataaaacaagagaataggaatttaaaatccttacttaaatcttcttttcgattgcccacccctttagatagggatgccatgcagattcttgaagaacaagagcgtttgaagaatgaggcaaagtgcctcaaatttctgtaattcttgcttcaagataataaaataatatttcacaaatattcatatttgtgtttctatcttctggtagatgttctgtgtgctcccttttatttctttaataatgcacacttcatatcaaacccataatatgaatctgaaatactaattgtattaaaagatggtatttcatgactaataacatcatccatcttccccttgaagccgcaggggtttcagatttatatttcaaatatgtgcagttttcatgagctcttctggagcctcaatgacatttaaatcatatatataaactgcaataataactTGTTCCCCTTGAAgtcgcaagggtttcagatttatatttcaaatatgtgcagtttccatgagctcttctggagcctcaatgacatttaaaacataaactgcaataatagcttgtttccatttgcgtttggattgccttagatcatataaggatctttgaaacttgatagaatacatatttcttgatgcattcagattagaagtttcaggcattttctatccttcagggattttcacatatatatatatatatatatatatatcatgatccaatgatccatataaatatgcagttaatcatgcaatccaaactctcggtaactttcaagctaataaaaatctcaatatgatttcaaccactttaaaatcatatcaatattgtttcttcgagaaactaacttgtgatttctatatcacctTTTCATTTAAaagcttcaggctttttatatcatgtatataaatatccactgatatttaacaaaaatcacctctttaggtatttggatttcaagtccatatttatcacattttacttagtgatatcaattctgcaggaattgaggaactgactcgtgatttatatatcacatttttatttcctttttataaatacccactgacattcaacaagcatcacctctttaggtgtttggactataagtcccgatgcatcatattttactagtgaatcaattctgcaggaattgtttctttcaaatttggccaatattttacgtcgtattcttcgacgattcttgattcactttcatcattacttctggtaatgtcaattgccatctcatatggaaatacgttgtcgacaacgattttatttctatccataatttctccattattcatgaaatgtaacgagatctcgttattttcaggtacctgtccctcttcaagggaagacattttcatgaaaaacctcttcaggaggcactcttcaggagatttatactcttcaagagtttatataggagaattttatacagaaaatttggatggactttattgcttgttctgtgggtatggcctcttcaggagcgcCAATTATTtatgtctttctcttttgagatgctctatcttttgtatcaatacgtctcacatgcctttagacatctctttagactgctgaatttcttaattgtcctacagggacttcaatcctcgctgggattttagcagctagaatatgagacattttttatcttattgcatccaaaatttaattatcatctgaacttctggttcacatatgataatcaagataacgtcgaattatttcatcttatttgcttctggcaaatttttctttccacttctggtggtaagactttatagtaaaagaatcttctggttcttttatggatgtccatatgaaaatcattcgacttatcgtaattgattttggatgatcaagataaccataaatgatacaaatattttgaatcatatcaccttttgatgcatcataatatttgattcaataatttgtataatatcatctcaaagagaaagcttacagcttttccaatacgagcttctagcccggaaagatattcattatcacgtacaatctcttagtttctttgaatgaaacgcatcattcttttcacttcagggaatagaatgatataaattcattatcattcacttcagggaatgatgtagatctagtaagacgtgactaatgattcttatcaaaagctcattattttgctcagtcactgaaagactagatataaatttagaatatattgtgaacgtttgcatttcatattgctacttcaggagcgtttgcatttcatattgctacttcaggagcatactcgacattgctacttcaggagcacattcgagacgttcattcaaatatatatcaggagcgtttgcatttcatattgctacttcaggagcatactcgatattgctacttcaggagcatattcgagacgttcattcaaatatatattctttccacaatttcaattatgcaacttcaggtgcatgaatcataatgagcttttggtataagtatcaatcatttaaactatgagatactcaaaagctgttattgatttagggcgatccttcagggatgctccatttccattctcagataaatcatatcaataatttataacaagtataaaagaataaataaaatttatatcttagaaatttcaaataatatattaaaaaatttacttgaaatAAAAGATATCATCATAACCTTCGTATATTAGAGCAgacttttcttctattttcttttacgTCCATTCGCAGCCATGATTGACAAGCCTCTGGATCTCGAATGGACGAAACAAATACCAATGATGCGTACTGGAACTAGTAATTTCATGCTTTATGATCTGTGCTCATCAGAAAGCTAGCCATCTGCATTTTAAAATCAACAGAACCTTGTTCATTAGCATGGCATAGCTCAAGTGATAATTTAAAATCCACAAACGCCTTCTTTGCTGACTTTGTTGCATAAAGCCGAAATAGTAAGGGTCCCACCCTTTCAAGTTGTAGAATGCCTGCAGGTCTATTGTTAGATTTGAAAAAGGACATCATAAATAATCATGATCTTTTCAAGATTTCtgcctctctttctcttttctttttcttttttttttttattccctaTTTGAAGTGAGTATATATACATCGGCGGCCATAGATGTCAATCTTTCTTTACCGTACGTAAAATCTTTAAACCAaagttaattaatatatgaattctCGTGGTAAACTGATAAGGAAGGACCCAGTGGGTAGAGCAGCAGAGTTTTTCTATCTAGCTCGAACGAAAGGACCCCGTCCAGATCTAGAAGTTTGTCAGAGAAGCAGAGTTTGAGATTAAACTGCAGATTCTTGTTCTCATCAGGTGATCGATCTCTTGTTCTTTCACGATCGGCTTTCGAAGCTGCTCTGCCAATCGAAGATCGTTCTTGTGCAAGTCCCTGTTTCGAGTTCCTCATATCTTCTGcagcttaaaagaaaaaaattagagataaaaaaaattagcttCTCCTCAGCGTGCTTGTACACCCTTCTGTGCTTCTTGCCTCCATCGTTGGAGGAGCTCTACAACTCTTTCCTCATAAGGGAAGTCTTCCAAGTCATTAGATCCATCCTGATACTCTGTTCGGTCGCCGCGCAGATCTTGCATGAAGCTCACACGGAAACCTGCGTCTCTCTCGGCTGTTGGATCGTTGGATCGTTGGATCGTTCAGCTTGTTAGATCATTTCGCTTGTAATTAAAAGACAGAAAATTGAATGAAGTGAGTGATATTATCGCTTTACAGATCATGTGATAATAAGCAAAAATCGAAAACATAAGAGTATAAAATCTCAGCGATTCTCTCCCTCCGTAATCGTTCGGCGATGCTGTGCACGAGAACGTCGGTATTCTTCTTGAACGTCCTAGAGCTCCTGGTAGCAAACCAGAAGAACCGAAAGCTTTGGCAGCGTGGATTTCAGAGtcggcgagagagagagagaagagggagcaagagagaatggagagtaatcgtgctgataacgtgttgtaaatcaatgaaaataaaaaaagaatttcaagagattgagagagagcgagagaggagaTTCTGATATGTTATCAAACTTATAAATTCCTTAAAGGATAcggcgatatatataggagtacaaaggggactatgctagcttactatgctaatactatgctggcactatgcactgtgcatatgtcggccattcactatgtcagtactatgctgacactatgcatttgacgactagctaaatgtggtcatacaattcaagatagtgtATAACAATTGGGTTTTTTTCAGAGTTTTTCTTCAAATTGGATTGGGAAAATTCCAATTTTCTAATAGATCGATAAAAATGAAAAGCGTTATATTAAACATATGACAGCACatgcttttttaaaaagttaggTTAAAAAATTGACATGTCATAAAACTATATGTTTCACACATGcttaaaaaacatattataattttttaaataaacaatttagttTGAAGGAAAACTCTATTCTCAATTAATGTAATAGTTAAAGAAATACCCGACTATCAAATGTTCGCTAGCCAAATCGGCAACCTTTTGGAGCGCTTCCTTCCACTTCTGCACCTTTGGGTTCTCTTTAAACCTCTCCTAATGTTTAGCCAATGCTTCTCCAAaactttttctttgatttcgTACTTCTGATGGATTTACATCATAAAACACTGGTAAAACAATTTCCTTACACTTAAGGATCTTCGTTAGCTCCTCCAAGCACCACCAGGATGATACATAATTTGgagataatataataataataatctttgaATCCTCAATGGCTTTAAGAGCTGTAGGTGAAGGTGAAATTACCTCTCCTCTTTCAATTTCAGAATCTTCATCATCTCTATAGATTTTGATTCCCCTTCGACATAGAGCATAGTATAGATAGTAAGCAAAATTATCGTAAGTATCTATTTTTCTAAAACTTAAGAATACATCGTAAGCCCATCGTGAAATGGAAGGAAGAGAAGGCGAAGAAGATGGTGAACTGAATGCCATTGAATTGATGAGAAGTGTATGCAATTCTGACAGAGATAAGATGTCCACCATCTTTAAATAGAGGAGCAATACAGCTTTGCACAATTATTTAttgggaaaggaaaaagaaatacaaataggAAGAAAACGAGGAGAAATTTCTCGGCAAGTGCAGCTTTCGGTGGGATTTGTCGTTACTCATTCACATATATGGCAATGCAGACTCAATTGCAGAAACATGACTTTcccttacctttttttttttttataaataaaataaataaatgaacaatttttaaccttttttaatGTCTATCTAAGATGGCtgtatattatatgttatattaagaaatgttaaaagaatgataaaaaaaattgataataaataaaagatcttTCTATATTTTCCGTCAATGATTTGAGATCTAATAAACAACTTTTCCAAAAATGATATGAGATCTAATAAACAACTACTAAAAGCTAGGTGAAAGATCTTTCATTGAATTATTTaggatttatttaaaaatataactattttcaattactttattattatttataaataatttttgcgTGGAGACAAAGATAGGGCAGTTGATTCAGGGCTTTCACTGCATACGTTGCCAGTCTTGCCCCAACAAGCATGACTAGAGCCTTCGCTTTCGGTGGAATTTGTCGTTAGCGTGGACTAGAAGGCCTTGTCTCTGTCCAAATTACATTGGCCCCGCGTTAATGTTGAGAATTTCCAGTTGGATTCGTGGAAAACTCATGCCACTAAACTTAGAAAAACTCTAAATGCAGTCGCCTAACGCAAACGGCACATAATCGGCTTTTCTGATGTGTCAAAAATTACAACGCactattttaacttttaactctttcattatttcattttcagacTACGAAACTTATAACCATTTTCATTATGTTCGTAAGTCCTCACCATGGAGATGACCCCAGCAAAGATGACCCACACCCCCACGAAGATGAACCAGTAGAAAATACTGATTTTTCTTCAGAGTTTTTCTTCAGCGATCCTTCTACATACAATCGAAAATACTCCTCCACGAAGATGAACCAGTAGAAAATACTGGTTTTTTTTCAGAGTTTTTCTTCAGCAATCCTTCTACGTACAATCCTTCTTCAGCAATCCTTCATAGTTTTTCTTATGCGAAGATGACCCACAC
Encoded here:
- the LOC122299024 gene encoding disease resistance protein RUN1-like, yielding MGLITMVDFTGLESDCIRKILQWVDTKIFPSTSQLDIAETSLSVKSTYGRVDVLSRSELHTPLFNSMTFSSPSSSSPPPSTPRWSYDVFLSFRGTDTRNNFIASLYATLCQGGIKTYRDDNDLERGEIISPTLLKAIEDSMISIIVLSPNYASSSWCLEELTKILECRKTKQQIVLPVFYHVDPSEVRKQKESFGEALANHQERFKEDPKVNEYEFMHKIIQWVDSKIDKSTYRLDIAEYPIGLESRIKELNTKLGIGRNDTTLMIEIYGTGGVGKTTIAKAVFNSIGQEFEVRCFLPNVRELLSREDGLVKLQEKLLRELSGNFGSFNNGSVGGTNVIKHRLCSKRILLILDDVNESRQLKELAGDRNWFGPGSRIVITTRDQHLLTYHQVDSTYEVQGLDNNQAIQLFSWHAFKRDRPDESFVKFTKCIIGYAKGLPLALEVLGSDLRGRSIQEWKSALEKYKRSPHKDIYEILKISYDGLDDNEKDIFLDIACFFKWNSVEYVTKILDGCRFSSSIGIAKLKDKCLINICDQFVEMHDLLQEMGKEIIRQESPKEACERSRLWFHEDVRHVLEENTVRSHK